In Ureibacillus thermophilus, the genomic stretch ATGATTTATGAATATACCAATATACGCAAAGGCAGAACCAAGCAACGCCCAAACACCACCCTGCCATTACGTCAGTGGCAAAATGACGGCTTTCCGCCACTCTCGATAAACCTATAAAGAAAGCAAGAGTAATGGCAACAATCCATATCCACCATTTCTTTTTTTCAACTGTAGTTCGTTCAGACAATAAAAATGCAATAGTCAATAAGTAAAGCAATCCTAACATCGCATGGCCGGATGGGAAACTGTAGGATGACAATTGATTTTCAATTTCAGGCCGTGGACGTTTCACCCAATTTTTCATTAATTGATTCAACAAAAAGCCCACCGGAATAGTAAATAATACAAAAATAATTCTAGAATTATTTGGATGCTTAAACCCTAACCATCCCAATAATATTAAGGTAATCAAACTAATAACTTTTAGTTCCCCGAGATAATGGAAGCTACCAATAAACGAATTTTCCCCTACTAACGCTTGCATATTTTTATCAAAAGAA encodes the following:
- a CDS encoding phosphatase PAP2 family protein, whose product is MNKRLFVAGFIAFILFLILRYVYDLPIFVSFDKNMQALVGENSFIGSFHYLGELKVISLITLILLGWLGFKHPNNSRIIFVLFTIPVGFLLNQLMKNWVKRPRPEIENQLSSYSFPSGHAMLGLLYLLTIAFLLSERTTVEKKKWWIWIVAITLAFFIGLSRVAESRHFATDVMAGWCLGVAWFCLCVYWYIHKSSNQLKRD